The Nocardioides humi genome includes a region encoding these proteins:
- the lon gene encoding endopeptidase La, translating into MTNPIQLPVLFLSDVVVLPGMVVRVELDEPAQAAIDAAALAANESGDTSRVLVAPRLEDRYASYGVVASVEKVGRFSGGAPAAVLKAGGRARIGSGVTGPGAALWVEAEPVDGGVVDDDVRALAEDYRKLVVGLLQRREAWQVADQVTRIDDPATLADTAGYAPYLSDDRKRQLLETPEIGERLRLLVEWTRDFVAESEVSEKIESDVRESLEKSQREFLLRQQLAAIRKELGEGDPDGGDDYRARVEAADVPDSVREALLREVDKLERASEQNPEAGWIRTWLDTVLDLPWSVRTEDDTDVAAARAVLDADHHGLDEVKDRITEYLAVRARRAERGLEVVGGRGSGAVILLAGPPGVGKTSLGESVARALGRKFVRVALGGVRDEAEIRGHRRTYVGALPGRVVRAIKEAGSMNPVVLLDEVDKVGSDYRGDPAAALLEVLDPAQNHTFRDHYLELDLDLSDVLFIATANDVGSIPAALLDRMELVSIDGYTEEDKVAIARDFLVPRQLERAALTPDEVTISDDALREIAANHTREAGVRQVERLLAKAFRKATARLASGSVARVDIGLDELVDLIGRPRFTPDVAERTSVPGVATGLAVTGMGGDVLYVETSAASGEAGLTVTGQLGDVMKESARIALSWVRSHADELGIPASAFEQSIHVHFPAGAVPKDGPSAGVTMVTALVSLLTGRPVRSDIAMTGEVTLSGRVLPIGGVKQKLLAAQRAGVAEVFLPERNRPDLDDVPSEILDALTVTPVGAVTEILERALVAADEGVVAA; encoded by the coding sequence ATGACGAACCCGATCCAGCTTCCGGTGCTGTTCCTCTCCGACGTGGTGGTGCTCCCCGGGATGGTGGTCCGGGTCGAGCTCGACGAGCCCGCCCAGGCCGCCATCGACGCCGCCGCCCTGGCCGCCAACGAGTCGGGGGACACCTCCCGCGTGCTGGTGGCTCCCCGCCTCGAGGACCGCTACGCGTCGTACGGCGTCGTGGCGAGCGTCGAGAAGGTCGGCCGCTTCTCCGGCGGCGCCCCGGCGGCCGTGCTCAAGGCCGGCGGCCGGGCCCGCATCGGCAGCGGCGTGACCGGCCCCGGCGCGGCCCTGTGGGTCGAGGCCGAGCCGGTCGACGGCGGTGTCGTGGACGACGACGTCCGCGCCCTCGCCGAGGACTACCGCAAGCTCGTCGTCGGTCTCCTGCAGCGCCGCGAGGCCTGGCAGGTCGCCGACCAGGTGACCCGGATCGACGACCCGGCCACGCTGGCCGACACGGCCGGCTACGCGCCGTACCTCTCCGACGACCGCAAGCGCCAGCTCCTGGAGACCCCGGAGATCGGCGAGCGGCTGCGGCTGCTCGTGGAGTGGACCCGCGACTTCGTGGCCGAGTCGGAGGTCAGCGAGAAGATCGAGTCGGACGTGCGGGAGTCGCTGGAGAAGAGCCAGCGGGAGTTCCTGCTGCGCCAGCAGCTCGCCGCGATCCGCAAGGAGCTCGGCGAGGGCGACCCCGACGGCGGCGACGACTACCGCGCCCGGGTGGAGGCCGCCGACGTCCCGGACTCCGTCCGCGAGGCGCTGCTGCGCGAGGTCGACAAGCTCGAGCGCGCCAGCGAGCAGAACCCCGAGGCCGGCTGGATCCGCACCTGGCTCGATACCGTGCTCGACCTGCCCTGGTCGGTGCGCACCGAGGACGACACCGACGTCGCCGCGGCGCGCGCCGTCCTCGACGCCGACCACCACGGGCTGGACGAGGTGAAGGACCGGATCACGGAGTACCTCGCCGTCCGCGCCCGTCGCGCCGAGCGCGGGTTGGAGGTCGTCGGCGGACGCGGCTCCGGCGCGGTGATCCTGCTCGCCGGGCCTCCGGGCGTCGGCAAGACCTCGCTCGGCGAGTCCGTCGCCCGCGCCCTCGGACGCAAGTTCGTGCGGGTCGCCCTCGGCGGCGTCCGCGACGAGGCCGAGATCCGCGGCCACCGCAGGACGTACGTCGGCGCGCTGCCCGGCCGCGTCGTCCGGGCCATCAAGGAGGCCGGCTCGATGAACCCGGTCGTGCTGCTCGACGAGGTCGACAAGGTGGGCTCGGACTACCGCGGTGATCCCGCCGCTGCGCTGTTGGAGGTCCTCGACCCCGCGCAGAACCACACCTTCCGCGACCACTACCTCGAGCTCGACCTGGACCTGTCCGACGTGCTGTTCATCGCCACGGCCAATGACGTCGGGTCGATCCCGGCCGCCCTGCTCGACCGGATGGAGCTGGTCTCGATCGACGGGTACACCGAGGAGGACAAGGTCGCCATCGCCCGCGACTTCCTGGTCCCGCGCCAGCTCGAGCGGGCCGCGCTGACCCCCGACGAGGTGACCATCAGCGACGACGCGCTGCGGGAGATCGCGGCGAACCACACCCGCGAGGCCGGCGTACGCCAGGTCGAGCGGCTGCTCGCCAAGGCGTTCCGCAAGGCCACCGCCCGGCTCGCGTCGGGCTCGGTGGCGCGGGTCGACATCGGGCTGGACGAGCTGGTGGACCTGATCGGCCGGCCGCGGTTCACGCCCGACGTCGCCGAGCGGACCTCGGTGCCCGGCGTGGCCACCGGCCTGGCCGTGACCGGCATGGGCGGCGACGTCCTGTACGTCGAGACCTCGGCCGCGTCCGGGGAGGCGGGACTCACCGTCACCGGCCAGCTCGGCGACGTGATGAAGGAGTCCGCGCGGATCGCGCTCTCGTGGGTGCGCTCGCACGCCGACGAGCTCGGCATCCCGGCCTCCGCCTTCGAGCAGTCGATCCACGTGCACTTCCCCGCGGGCGCCGTACCCAAGGACGGGCCGTCGGCCGGCGTCACCATGGTCACCGCCCTGGTGTCGCTGCTGACCGGTCGCCCGGTGCGCTCCGACATCGCGATGACCGGCGAGGTCACCCTCTCCGGCCGGGTGCTCCCGATCGGCGGGGTGAAGCAGAAGCTGCTCGCCGCCCAGCGCGCCGGCGTCGCGGAGGTGTTCCTCCCCGAGCGCAACCGGCCCGACCTGGACGACGTGCCGTCCGAGATCCTGGACGCACTGACCGTCACCCCGGTCGGCGCGGTCACCGAGATCCTGGAGCGGGCGCTGGTGGCCGCGGACGAGGGCGTCGTCGCAGCCTGA
- a CDS encoding amidohydrolase family protein has protein sequence MDRPTHDAHRHIGRLPSYGFYGGPPVSPDTTARATVRELFADLDAERTERALVLPNYGVPDPDVAFDLNQLAIEAAQADDRVRCGLWVSPRASDSARNDKALALAAEAGVVALKTSFLLGGAVDAPDSAAELHKIFTTAAERDLVVHVHTSPGAASDVDQVGKLVEQYGASTRIHLVHLGGGMSGHLKLIGGRFFDWIERGLQVYTDTSWAIGFAPAWLCQEIQRRGVGHDRVLFATDTPWGDHAGEYARLAAATDDPELTDALFRGNFESLYGA, from the coding sequence ATGGACAGGCCCACCCACGACGCCCACCGGCACATCGGCCGCCTGCCGTCGTACGGCTTCTACGGCGGACCACCGGTCAGCCCCGACACGACGGCGCGGGCGACGGTCCGGGAGCTCTTCGCCGACCTCGACGCCGAGCGCACCGAGCGTGCCCTGGTCCTCCCGAACTACGGGGTCCCCGACCCCGATGTCGCCTTCGACCTCAACCAGCTCGCGATCGAGGCCGCCCAGGCCGACGACAGGGTGCGCTGCGGCCTGTGGGTCTCTCCCCGGGCCTCCGACAGCGCCCGCAACGACAAGGCGCTGGCCCTTGCCGCAGAGGCCGGCGTGGTCGCCCTGAAGACCAGCTTCCTGCTGGGCGGCGCGGTGGACGCGCCGGACTCGGCCGCCGAGCTGCACAAGATCTTCACCACCGCCGCCGAGCGCGACCTGGTGGTGCACGTGCACACGTCGCCCGGCGCGGCATCCGATGTCGACCAGGTCGGCAAGCTCGTCGAGCAGTACGGCGCCTCGACGCGGATCCACCTCGTGCACCTCGGCGGCGGCATGAGCGGCCACCTCAAGCTGATCGGCGGCCGGTTCTTCGACTGGATCGAGCGCGGTCTCCAGGTCTACACCGACACCAGCTGGGCGATCGGCTTCGCCCCCGCATGGCTGTGTCAGGAGATCCAGCGCCGCGGCGTCGGCCACGACCGGGTCCTCTTCGCGACCGACACCCCCTGGGGCGACCACGCCGGCGAGTACGCCCGGCTGGCCGCCGCCACCGACGACCCCGAGCTCACCGACGCGCTCTTCCGGGGCAACTTCGAGTCCCTCTACGGGGCCTGA
- a CDS encoding MSMEG_0572/Sll0783 family nitrogen starvation response protein — protein MTDLDAQIKANMEASLAEIPHPSQPKGTNLYGSTKVFPDFQAEEGETYFTLVHGIPHESSVSFVAILQATRALRKGFESAIYFYGPGTLACMSTRGFPTTGDSGFPGEQNTNGSIETFIAEGGTVYCCRFGMGLHGLREEDLIEGVVPTHPLDVQDALIYYARKGAIINSTYNL, from the coding sequence ATGACCGACCTCGACGCACAGATCAAGGCCAACATGGAGGCCTCGCTCGCCGAGATCCCCCACCCGTCCCAGCCCAAGGGCACCAACCTCTACGGGTCGACCAAGGTCTTCCCCGACTTCCAGGCCGAGGAGGGCGAGACCTACTTCACCCTGGTCCACGGGATCCCGCACGAGTCCTCGGTGAGCTTCGTCGCGATCCTCCAGGCCACCCGCGCCCTGAGGAAGGGCTTCGAGTCGGCGATCTACTTCTACGGCCCCGGCACGCTGGCGTGCATGTCGACCCGCGGCTTCCCGACGACGGGCGACTCCGGCTTCCCCGGCGAGCAGAACACGAACGGGTCCATCGAGACCTTCATCGCCGAGGGCGGGACCGTCTACTGCTGCCGGTTCGGCATGGGCCTGCACGGCCTGCGCGAGGAGGACCTGATCGAGGGCGTGGTGCCGACGCATCCCCTGGATGTCCAGGACGCCCTCATCTACTACGCCCGCAAGGGCGCCATCATCAACTCCACCTACAACCTCTGA
- a CDS encoding MSMEG_0568 family radical SAM protein, with the protein MAAPGLPTTTPATSSTRVDLAIQGIRLADAPVSRRAGAGPSDDGHLLLDGVGAAIPLNPRSPYTVQGGKLLLDGADTGMGVETITRPRFYDLNTADGVPYEKIARLHSARVLATTVVQTCVRYEESQRCRFCAIEESLRQGSTIAVKSPAQIAEVARAAYELDGITQMVMTTGTSNGRDRGAVHLARCTRAVREVLPDLPIQVQCEPPGDLAVIQDLYDAGARSIGIHVESLDDAVRRHWMPGKGAVPMEEYRAAWAEAVRVFGWNEVSTYLLVGLGEDPDEMIAGAEELIAMGVYPFVVPFRPLAGTLATDVDRVPSPDPRVVAKVTGRVAAALRSAGMLGSAQSAGCAACGACSALSCEGA; encoded by the coding sequence ATGGCCGCGCCGGGTCTCCCGACGACCACTCCGGCGACCAGCTCCACCCGCGTGGACCTGGCCATCCAGGGCATCCGGCTCGCCGACGCGCCGGTGTCCCGCCGTGCGGGCGCCGGGCCGAGCGACGACGGGCACCTGCTGCTCGACGGCGTCGGCGCGGCCATCCCGCTCAACCCCCGCAGCCCCTACACCGTCCAGGGCGGCAAGCTCCTGCTCGACGGCGCCGACACCGGCATGGGCGTGGAGACCATCACCCGTCCGCGGTTCTACGACCTGAACACCGCGGACGGCGTGCCCTACGAGAAGATCGCCCGCCTGCACTCGGCCCGCGTCCTCGCGACGACCGTCGTGCAGACCTGCGTCCGCTACGAGGAGTCGCAGCGCTGCCGGTTCTGCGCGATCGAGGAGTCGCTGCGCCAGGGCAGCACGATCGCGGTGAAGAGCCCAGCACAGATCGCCGAGGTCGCGCGCGCTGCGTACGAGCTCGACGGCATCACGCAGATGGTGATGACGACGGGGACGTCCAACGGCCGTGACCGGGGAGCGGTGCACCTCGCGCGCTGCACCCGCGCCGTCCGGGAAGTGCTGCCGGACCTGCCGATCCAGGTCCAGTGCGAGCCGCCCGGCGACCTCGCCGTCATCCAGGACCTGTACGACGCGGGCGCGCGCTCGATCGGCATCCACGTCGAGTCCCTCGACGACGCCGTGCGCCGGCACTGGATGCCCGGCAAGGGCGCGGTGCCGATGGAAGAGTACCGCGCGGCGTGGGCCGAGGCGGTCCGCGTGTTCGGCTGGAACGAGGTCTCGACCTACCTGCTGGTCGGCCTCGGCGAGGACCCCGACGAGATGATCGCCGGGGCCGAGGAGCTGATCGCGATGGGCGTCTATCCCTTCGTCGTCCCCTTCCGGCCGCTCGCGGGGACCCTCGCCACCGATGTCGACCGGGTGCCCTCGCCCGACCCGCGCGTGGTCGCGAAGGTGACCGGCCGGGTCGCCGCCGCGCTGCGCAGCGCCGGGATGCTCGGCTCGGCGCAGTCGGCCGGCTGCGCCGCGTGCGGGGCGTGCTCGGCCCTGTCCTGCGAAGGAGCCTGA
- a CDS encoding MSMEG_0567/sll0787 family protein gives MTLDVSVLTGLARQAPPDRLRDPSYVVVEAGRAELASYRALRHEVFVREQGLFADEDTDPVDDDPRTVVLLARAHDGEALGGVRLHPAPAADGSQPARDLGWWRGSRLAVTADARLHLGVGAALVRAACARAEAEGALRFDAEIQAQHRRLFERLGWRVRSERVLHGRPHLVVDFPVTRIQRLADATKAPLGGLLAELAAGVPAGFLGDDAAPVPGSDLVAACDAILPAMVERDPEWAGWCSVLVNLNDLAAMGAAPVGLLDAVGARDASFARRIVRGIADAAAAWGVPVLGGHTQLGVPGALAVTALGRTATPVPGAGGAPGQQVRVTADLGGGWRHGYTGSQWDSTSHRSPGELRAQASVVPALRPRAAKDVSMSGLVGSTGMLAEASGCRAVLDVAAVPAPATAGTADWLTCFPGFAIVSTEDRAPDNVRLPGHLASAVCGELVPGTGVGLRWPDGTVTDAITHTVTGLGTAS, from the coding sequence ATGACCCTCGACGTCTCCGTCCTCACCGGCCTGGCCCGCCAGGCCCCGCCGGACCGGCTCCGCGACCCGTCGTACGTCGTCGTGGAGGCCGGGCGCGCCGAGCTGGCGTCGTACCGGGCGCTGCGCCACGAGGTCTTCGTCCGCGAGCAGGGCCTGTTCGCGGACGAAGACACCGACCCGGTCGACGACGACCCGCGGACGGTGGTCCTCCTCGCCCGCGCCCACGACGGCGAGGCGCTCGGCGGCGTGCGCCTGCACCCCGCCCCTGCCGCCGACGGCAGCCAGCCCGCCCGCGATCTCGGCTGGTGGCGCGGCAGCCGCCTGGCGGTCACCGCCGACGCCCGCCTGCACCTCGGCGTCGGCGCCGCACTCGTCCGGGCCGCGTGCGCCCGGGCGGAGGCGGAGGGGGCGCTCCGGTTCGACGCGGAGATCCAGGCCCAGCACCGCCGCCTCTTCGAGAGGCTCGGCTGGCGGGTCCGCTCCGAGCGCGTCCTGCACGGCCGTCCCCATCTCGTCGTCGACTTCCCGGTCACCCGGATCCAACGGCTGGCCGACGCGACGAAGGCGCCGCTCGGCGGGCTGCTCGCCGAGCTCGCCGCGGGCGTGCCGGCCGGCTTCCTCGGCGACGACGCGGCGCCCGTGCCCGGCAGCGATCTGGTCGCCGCGTGCGACGCGATCCTGCCGGCGATGGTCGAGCGGGACCCCGAGTGGGCCGGCTGGTGCAGCGTGCTGGTCAACCTCAACGACCTCGCTGCCATGGGCGCCGCGCCCGTGGGACTGCTCGACGCCGTCGGCGCCCGCGACGCTTCCTTCGCCCGCCGGATCGTGCGCGGCATCGCCGATGCCGCGGCCGCCTGGGGCGTGCCCGTCCTCGGCGGCCACACCCAGCTCGGCGTCCCGGGCGCCCTGGCCGTGACGGCCCTCGGCCGCACCGCGACGCCGGTGCCCGGCGCGGGCGGGGCTCCCGGCCAGCAGGTCCGGGTCACCGCCGATCTCGGCGGCGGCTGGCGCCACGGCTACACGGGCTCCCAGTGGGACTCGACCTCGCACCGGAGCCCGGGCGAGCTGCGGGCCCAGGCGTCCGTCGTCCCCGCCCTGCGGCCGCGGGCCGCCAAGGACGTCAGCATGAGCGGGCTCGTCGGCAGCACCGGGATGCTCGCCGAGGCGAGCGGCTGCCGGGCCGTCCTCGACGTCGCGGCGGTGCCGGCTCCCGCCACCGCCGGCACCGCCGACTGGCTCACCTGCTTCCCCGGGTTCGCGATCGTCTCGACCGAGGACCGGGCTCCCGACAACGTCCGGCTGCCGGGCCACCTCGCCAGCGCCGTCTGCGGCGAGCTCGTCCCCGGGACCGGGGTCGGCCTGCGCTGGCCCGACGGCACCGTCACCGACGCCATCACGCACACCGTCACCGGATTGGGGACCGCCTCATGA
- a CDS encoding carbon-nitrogen hydrolase family protein translates to MNPPLGSAVAAVCAGFGRDVEENLAQIADLIEQARAEGVSLLALPEACLGGYLSVLGAGRDGSHDEQPEDLPPVMDVDGPELRRVAALAGDMTVVVGLCESDGTDRYNTAAIVTGSGVLGVHRKVHQPLGESMFYAAGSEFGCVDTPAGRVGALICYDKAFPEAARALAVDGAEVIACISAWPASRTATGESIAEDRWTKRFNLFDAARALENQVVWLAANQHGTFGKLRFVANAKVVGPGGDVLATTGIRSGMAVAEIDVPSALETARRAMFHLRDRRPDTYGAVAGAPLREPVRA, encoded by the coding sequence ATGAACCCTCCACTCGGCTCCGCCGTGGCCGCCGTCTGCGCCGGCTTCGGGCGCGACGTCGAGGAGAACCTCGCCCAGATCGCCGACCTGATCGAGCAGGCGCGCGCCGAGGGGGTCAGCCTGCTGGCCCTGCCGGAGGCCTGCCTCGGCGGCTACCTATCGGTGCTCGGCGCCGGGCGCGACGGCAGCCACGACGAGCAGCCCGAGGACCTGCCCCCGGTGATGGACGTCGACGGCCCCGAGCTGCGCCGGGTCGCGGCCCTCGCCGGCGACATGACGGTCGTGGTCGGCCTCTGCGAGTCCGACGGGACCGACCGCTACAACACCGCGGCGATCGTCACCGGCTCCGGCGTGCTCGGCGTACACCGCAAGGTCCACCAGCCGCTGGGCGAGTCGATGTTCTACGCCGCCGGCAGCGAGTTCGGCTGCGTGGACACGCCGGCAGGACGGGTGGGCGCGCTGATCTGCTACGACAAGGCATTCCCCGAGGCGGCCCGCGCACTGGCCGTCGACGGCGCCGAGGTGATCGCGTGCATCTCCGCGTGGCCCGCCTCGCGCACCGCCACCGGGGAGTCGATCGCCGAGGACCGGTGGACCAAGCGGTTCAACCTCTTCGACGCCGCCCGCGCCCTGGAGAACCAGGTCGTCTGGCTCGCCGCCAACCAGCACGGCACCTTCGGCAAGCTGCGCTTCGTCGCCAACGCGAAGGTCGTCGGACCGGGCGGCGACGTGCTCGCCACCACCGGCATCCGCTCCGGGATGGCCGTCGCGGAGATCGACGTGCCGAGCGCCCTGGAGACCGCCCGCCGGGCGATGTTCCACCTGCGCGACCGCCGTCCCGACACCTACGGCGCGGTGGCCGGCGCCCCGCTCCGGGAGCCGGTCCGTGCCTGA
- a CDS encoding MSMEG_0570 family nitrogen starvation response protein, whose translation MTFTVRWPDGRVAEHYSPSLVVHDHLDVGATYPVAEFRDRSARALGIASDRVRARFGFACTSAAASLAGIDELAASYPADAAVTVLRLHPPLPEENPS comes from the coding sequence ATGACCTTCACGGTGCGGTGGCCCGACGGCCGGGTCGCCGAGCACTACTCGCCCTCGCTGGTGGTGCACGACCACCTCGACGTGGGCGCGACCTACCCGGTCGCCGAGTTCCGCGACCGCTCCGCCAGAGCACTCGGCATCGCGAGCGACCGGGTCCGGGCCCGCTTCGGCTTCGCGTGCACCTCCGCCGCGGCCAGCCTCGCCGGCATCGACGAGCTCGCGGCGTCGTACCCCGCCGACGCGGCCGTCACCGTCCTCCGCCTCCACCCGCCTCTCCCCGAGGAGAACCCGTCATGA
- a CDS encoding MSMEG_0569 family flavin-dependent oxidoreductase, whose protein sequence is MSSTTPTLHRATVAVVGGGQAGLSASWFLVRDGVDHVVLETGTAGHEWADTRWDNFTLVTPNWHCRLPGYEYDGPDPDGFMTRDEVVAWLSGYAPTFGPPLREHTRVTALTERDGGGFRLEATGPDGPEVWEADHVVVATGGYHVPIVPSWAPALNASITQLHSADYKSPGQLPAGEVLVVGSGQSGAQIAEDLHLAGRRVHLALGDAPRVARFHRGRDSMTWLAEMGLYDTGVAQYPGGLAAREKTNHYVTGRDGGRDIDLRQFAAEGMRLYGLLDSGAGTQLSFLPSLRQALDSADEVYRSICRDIDRHIDAQGIDAPPATPYVPVWEPAEDPTSLDLAAAGISTVVWAIGYRPDYRWVGAGVFDGSGRPTHTRGVTSLPGLYFLGLPWLHTWGSGRYLGIAADAEHVAGAITGRTGATIESAADLARRRSPGSGARLADVALAG, encoded by the coding sequence ATGAGCAGCACGACCCCCACCCTCCACCGCGCCACCGTCGCCGTCGTCGGCGGCGGCCAGGCCGGCCTGTCCGCCAGCTGGTTCCTGGTCCGCGACGGCGTCGACCACGTCGTCCTCGAGACCGGGACCGCCGGCCACGAGTGGGCCGACACCCGCTGGGACAACTTCACGCTGGTGACGCCGAACTGGCACTGCCGCCTCCCCGGCTACGAGTACGACGGACCGGACCCCGACGGCTTCATGACCCGCGACGAGGTGGTCGCCTGGCTGTCCGGCTACGCGCCGACCTTCGGCCCACCGCTGCGCGAGCACACCCGGGTGACCGCGCTGACCGAGCGCGACGGCGGCGGCTTCCGGCTCGAGGCGACCGGCCCGGACGGGCCGGAGGTCTGGGAGGCCGACCACGTGGTGGTCGCCACCGGCGGCTACCACGTGCCGATCGTCCCGTCCTGGGCGCCGGCGCTCAACGCCTCGATCACCCAGCTGCACTCGGCCGACTACAAGTCCCCCGGGCAGCTGCCGGCGGGCGAGGTGCTGGTGGTGGGCTCCGGCCAGTCCGGCGCGCAGATCGCCGAGGACCTGCACCTCGCCGGGCGCCGGGTGCACCTCGCGCTCGGCGACGCCCCGCGGGTCGCCCGCTTCCACCGCGGACGCGACTCCATGACCTGGCTGGCCGAGATGGGGCTCTACGACACCGGTGTCGCGCAGTACCCCGGCGGCCTCGCCGCCCGGGAGAAGACCAACCACTACGTCACCGGCCGCGACGGCGGTCGCGACATCGACCTGCGCCAGTTCGCGGCCGAGGGCATGCGGCTCTACGGGCTCCTGGACTCGGGCGCCGGGACGCAGCTCTCGTTCCTGCCGAGCCTGCGCCAGGCGCTTGACAGTGCCGACGAGGTCTACCGCTCGATCTGCCGCGACATCGACCGCCACATCGACGCGCAGGGCATCGACGCTCCCCCGGCGACGCCGTACGTCCCCGTCTGGGAGCCGGCCGAGGACCCGACGTCGCTCGACCTGGCCGCGGCCGGGATCTCCACCGTCGTCTGGGCGATCGGCTACCGGCCCGACTACCGCTGGGTGGGTGCCGGGGTCTTCGACGGCAGCGGCCGCCCGACGCACACCCGCGGCGTGACCTCGCTGCCCGGGCTGTACTTCCTCGGCCTGCCCTGGCTGCACACCTGGGGTTCGGGTCGCTACCTCGGCATCGCCGCGGACGCCGAGCACGTCGCCGGCGCGATCACCGGCCGGACCGGCGCCACCATCGAGAGCGCTGCGGACCTCGCCCGGCGGCGGTCGCCCGGGAGCGGCGCACGGCTCGCGGACGTCGCGCTGGCGGGCTGA